In Populus trichocarpa isolate Nisqually-1 chromosome 7, P.trichocarpa_v4.1, whole genome shotgun sequence, the following proteins share a genomic window:
- the LOC7477988 gene encoding B3 domain-containing protein At4g01580 translates to MASCSKRDNNGSLFTPKKTHFIRIILSDIMKNQKIAIPRRFLRKHGESLSKSAVIKVPSAATWKVEFLKHKDEVSFAKGWEMFIAYYSIDYGDFLVFEHEWNSLFTVFIIDKSFTEVGYPWNNTDAAESNQEDKLEDHEDDDDDDASVEFIDISSGSQETGKGTKGKEKLGCSRNSEEYEGDHGGRPAENKCHPSGTPLLAFPQALNISREAMLST, encoded by the exons ATGGCTTCTTGTAGCAAGAGAGACAACAATGGATCATTGTTCACaccaaaaaaaacacattttatcCGTATCATTCTTAGTGATATTATGAAGAATCAGAAGATC GCGATTCCTCGAAGATTTTTGAGAAAGCATGGAGAAAGTTTATCAAAATCAGCAGTAATTAAAGTTCCAAGTGCTGCAACATGGAAGGTAGAGTTCTTAAAACATAAAGATGAAGTTTCATTTGCAAAGGGTTGGGAAATGTTCATAGCTTATTACTCTATTGACTACGGAGATTTCCTAGTTTTTGAGCACGAGTGGAACTCCCTGTTCACTGTATTCATAATCGATAAGAGTTTTACGGAAGTAGGCTATCCATGGAATAACACTGATGCTGCAGAGAGTAATCAAGAAGATAAGCTTGAGGAtcatgaagatgatgatgatgatgatgcctcTGTTGAATTCATTGACATTTCGTCTGGCTCACAAGAAACAGGAAAGGGGACCAAAGGGAAGGAAAAACTAGGTTGTTCAAGAAATTCTGAAG AATATGAAGGTGATCATGGAGGAAGGCCTGCTGAAAACAAATGTCATCCAAGTGGGACACCATTG TTGGCTTTCCCACAGGCATTAAACATTTCAAGGGAAGCAATGCTATCAACATAA
- the LOC7477987 gene encoding exopolygalacturonase codes for MGLKVNVSAIFLLLFLTSTDVKAENVVFDVTKYGDEEDISKAFKSAWEDACASTSPSKVLIPRGTYLLGPVIISGPCKAAIELQVKGKLQAPVDMREFEGFSSWITLNYVDQFTLTGGGTFDGQGKSASNQNNCGKDKHCKLPPVSLKFNFITNGIVHDITSTDSKYFHAHLLGCKNLTFQHFTITAHDESLNTDGIHIGRSKDIKIIDSDIGTGDDCISLGHGSRQITIEGVTCAPGHGISIGSLGKSQNEESVSGIFVKNCTISNTQNGVRIKSWPALFGGSASDIHFEDIIMKNVSNPIVIDQVYCPWNECNRKSASKVSIKNVSFKNIRGTSRTPVAVQLSCSKDIPCDEVEVADIDLKYTGSEGPAKFQCSNVQPKFHGKINPSKC; via the exons ATGGGCTTGAAAGTTAATGTCTCGGCAATCTTTTTGTTGCTATTCTTGACATCTACTGATGTTAAAGCCGAAAATGTTGTCTTCGATGTGACAAAATATGGTGACGAGGAAGATATTAGCAAG GCCTTCAAAAGTGCATGGGAAGATGCTTGTGCATCAACAAGTCCGAGTAAAGTCTTGATTCCGAGAGGGACATACTTGTTAGGCCCAGTGATTATATCAGGGCCTTGCAAGGCTGCAATTGAGCTTCAAGTTAAAGGCAAATTACAGGCGCCGGTAGACATGAGAGAATTCGAAGGGTTTAGCAGCTGGATTACTCTCAATTATGTTGATCAGTTTACTTTGACTGGTGGTGGAACTTTTGATGGCCAAGGAAAATCGGCATCGAATCAAAACAACTGTGGAAAGGATAAACATTGCAAGCTACCCCCCGTC AGTTTGAAGTTCAATTTCATCACCAACGGAATAGTCCACGATATAACATCCACGGACAGCAAGTACTTTCATGCTCATCTCTTGGGGTGCAAAAACCTCACTTTCCAACATTTTACAATCACTGCACATGATGAGAGCCTGAACACAGATGGAATCCATATTGGACGATCAAAAGACATCAAGATTATCGATTCAGACATTGGAACGGGAGATGATTGTATTTCCCTCGGCCATGGCAGTAGACAAATTACAATCGAAGGAGTAACATGCGCACCAGGTCACGGCATCAGCATTGGAAGTTTAGGGAAATCCCAGAATGAAGAATCTGTGTCTGGAATCTTTGTTAAGAACTGCACCATCTCCAATACCCAAAATGGTGTGAGAATTAAATCTTGGCCTGCGTTATTTGGTGGCTCAGCGTCTGATATACATTTCGAAGATATTATCATGAAGAACGTCAGCAATCCTATTGTCATAGATCAAGTATACTGTCCATGGAATGAATGCAATAGAAAG TCTGCATCAAAAGTAAGCATCAAGAATGTGAGCTTCAAGAATATAAGAGGCACATCTAGGACTCCCGTGGCTGTTCAGCTTTCCTGTAGCAAGGACATCCCATGCGACGAAGTGGAGGTTGCTGATATTGACCTCAAATACACCGGAAGTGAGGGTCCAGCTAAATTCCAATGCTCTAATGTTCAACCTAAATTTCATGGGAAAATAAACCCATCAAAATGTTGA